attttattttgcaggtTATCAGTCAAAtgttatataatatttgaaagtttgaATTATAACATGGTGCAATACTTTCAAACACATCCCTGTTCATAAACCAGATGTGAAATGCTGCGAACCTGAAATGGATCATAAAGATTCCAGACGATGCTCACAACGTGTAATCGGCTTACAAATCAAAAACGAAAGTACCACCTGTATGCTTGCAGATACTGACTCTAATGCAATTGATGACAAACAGTTTGAGGCAAATGTGAGTGATGACAAACGGTcagatttaaatttaaaagtgTGTGAAAAATTAAAAGGGGCCAATTCTATTCATCATGAAAGCAATAAAAGCTTCGGTAATCGCCTGAAGATTTTCTGTTTTGGAAGAGAGCTgccaaaaaagacaacaaacttCTTTcgttttaagaaaatattttctgCTGTTATTTTTATTGCATTGTTTTATTATGATATAACTACAGACATTTTATTAGCAGTGGATTATTATCGAATTGGAGAATGGATGTATTTTGGTCTAACAACCACTTTCATTGTTGTGCCACTTTTGATTGTTAATGTGTATAACATTTTCCTCCTGTCTACCGGAGGTAATTATGCTGAAGAAACCAAACATTTAACACTTAGAATGTTGTGTTCCATTCCGTTTATGTCTGCACCAGTTGAGGGTATCATTGTGTATGCCTATTACAGCATAAAAAAGGGGATAGATTGGGATCGGATAGATGGTGATCTCGGAACGTACTTTAAGGTGATTGTAGCTTTCATGGAAGACATACCACAACTTGCATTACAACTGTACATTACACTGACGGAATCCTCTGATGAAATTAATGTATATACCCATGTACTACGTTCTTTATCAATGACAGCATCCTGGATCAGCGTCATTACGACAATGAATATGTATGTAATCAATGATTACGAATTTCAGAAGGAGAAAAAGTTGCCACTTTTCGAGCAGTGCATGTTATTTGTGTATAATGCTAGTGAAACTGGATTGAGAGTAATTGTGTTCGTACTCTTTACTGTACAATTTAAGTATAAAGTACTAGCAGTGTTTTTCCCTCACTGGACACTGTTAATGATTTGGTTATTACATTATCATAACACTACTGATACGAATCATTTCTCATTTTGTGATCGGATTGTTTTCCCCTTAACCCAAAGCATCATTTTAACGTTCTCATCAGGAGTAGATAAATTTGTAGTGAGAAACCCCTGTAGTAACTCAAATGGCGCTATGACTTTGAAAGGTTTGATCTATCATTTGCTTATATTCATTGAAAATGTTGTCATGTTCGTATCCTGGTTGTGTTTTACGCCATTAACTGGGTTCATGTACTACAGTATAATTTGTAGTATTGCATT
The window above is part of the Mytilus edulis chromosome 6, xbMytEdul2.2, whole genome shotgun sequence genome. Proteins encoded here:
- the LOC139527353 gene encoding XK-related protein 6-like, with the translated sequence MDHKDSRRCSQRVIGLQIKNESTTCMLADTDSNAIDDKQFEANVSDDKRSDLNLKVCEKLKGANSIHHESNKSFGNRLKIFCFGRELPKKTTNFFRFKKIFSAVIFIALFYYDITTDILLAVDYYRIGEWMYFGLTTTFIVVPLLIVNVYNIFLLSTGGNYAEETKHLTLRMLCSIPFMSAPVEGIIVYAYYSIKKGIDWDRIDGDLGTYFKVIVAFMEDIPQLALQLYITLTESSDEINVYTHVLRSLSMTASWISVITTMNMYVINDYEFQKEKKLPLFEQCMLFVYNASETGLRVIVFVLFTVQFKYKVLAVFFPHWTLLMIWLLHYHNTTDTNHFSFCDRIVFPLTQSIILTFSSGVDKFVVRNPCSNSNGAMTLKGLIYHLLIFIENVVMFVSWLCFTPLTGFMYYSIICSIALFTVLCKVTSLSIRQLNKDFV